Proteins encoded in a region of the Vicia villosa cultivar HV-30 ecotype Madison, WI linkage group LG5, Vvil1.0, whole genome shotgun sequence genome:
- the LOC131603486 gene encoding F-box protein At1g67340-like produces the protein MRTRRGSFYLEPDTVTKMCSFGKRKKDMHISKETIFCGKRPKKCLEKTSSEYDFFEALPDDIVISIFCRLSSTATSPSDFVTVFSTCKRFKRLALHSLVLSKASPRTFSIRAKNWCESAQQFLKQCAEAGNVEACYTLGMIRFYCLQNRGSGASLMAKAAMNSHARALYSLAVIQFNGSGGTKSDKDLRAGVALCARAAFLGHIDALRELGHCLQDGYGVKQNISEGRRFLIQANARELAGVLSTDAAARQLINANLQSQLRYVAASGCPLLSDFGCNVPAPEPHPSSRFMTEWFAARGGSNGSGLRLCSHASCGRPETRKHEFRRCSVCGAVNYCSRACQALDWKFRHKAECAPVERWLDDDGEDDGEREVMVMEDS, from the exons ATGAGAACAAGAAGAGGGTCTTTTTATCTTGAACCTGATACAGTGACAAAGATGTGTTCCTTtgggaagagaaagaaagacaTGCATATTTCCAAGGAAACCATTTTTTGTGGAAAGAGACCAAAGAAATGTTTGGAGAAAACTTCATCGGAATACGATTTTTTCGAGGCCTTGCCAGATGATATCGTTATTTCTATCTTCTGCAGGCTTAGTTCTACAGCCACTTCACCTTCCGATTTTGTAACCGTTTTTTCAAC ATGTAAAAGATTTAAAAGATTAGCACTTCATTCTCTTGTGttatcaaaagcttctccaaGAACTTTCTCCATTAGAGCCAAAAACTGGTGCGAATCTGCACAACAATTTCTTAAACAGTGTGCGGAGGCAGGGAATGTTGAAGCCTGTTATACTCTGGGCATG attCGATTTTACTGTTTGCAAAATAGAGGGAGCGGTGCTTCGCTTATGGCGAAAGCTGCGATGAACTCTCACGCGCGTGCTCTCTACTCGCTTGCGGTTATACAGTTCAACGGCAGCGGCGGTACCAAAAGTGATAAGGACCTCCGTGCCGGCGTTGCTCTCTGCGCCAGAGCCGCTTTCCTCGGCCATATCGACGCGCTTCGTGAGCTTGGACACTGTTTACAAGACGGTTACGGTGTGAAACAGAATATCTCCGAGGGGAGGCGCTTTCTTATTCAGGCTAACGCACGTGAACTCGCCGGCGTTTTGTCCACCGACGCCGCCGCGCGTCAGTTAATTAACGCTAATCTTCAATCTCAACTCCGATACGTTGCAGCGTCTGGATGTCCGTTGTTGAGCGATTTTGGATGTAATGTTCCGGCGCCGGAGCCGCATCCGTCGAGTCGGTTTATGACGGAGTGGTTTGCCGCTCGCGGCGGATCCAATGGTTCGGGTTTGAGGCTCTGTTCGCACGCGAGTTGTGGGAGGCCAGAAACTCGGAAGCACGAGTTTCGAAGGTGTTCGGTTTGTGGCGCGGTGAATTATTGCTCGCGAGCATGTCAAGCGCTTGATTGGAAGTTCCGTCATAAGGCGGAGTGTGCTCCGGTGGAGCGGTGGCTTGATGATGACGGCGAAGATGACGGCGAACGTGAGGTAATGGTTATGGAGGATAGTTAG